The genomic segment GTTGACCCCATGATCCATACGTTTGAAATTTTTCGTCATACAATTTGGTAGTGGACCGGTTCTGGTTTGGTTATGCGATAAACAATTGAGACCGtagttttattatttagatTGGAAATTAATTTGAAAGATCTTTTATAGTCAAACTAGTGTGTATCAAGGAGAAAccatgtaataaaataaatgtcaATGTCAACATGGATATCATAAAAGGATAGCTCCCATGTGATAACTAGTGTTTCACTGttcttatgtttgttttctaaCCAAAGTGTTGTAGTGTTTATAGTTTTGCTAATTGGACATACACTTTGACTTGGTGTAGATTTATCCATACGTGATGGGTCCTTCTATGTCGTCTTCTCCCCCGTTAATCAAATGGGGCAGCTTTTCAATTTATTTGGCTATAGCTAATCTTATCAAAACTTTCCTGTAATgcttaaaatttacaatttgcAAAACATGGCCGTTGATCACATGAAACTTCCCTTTAGACatttattgcatcatctcttaagCATAGCCGTTggaatatattttactgtttttcttttttgtttaattaaccGCTGATGATTATATTAGACACTGTAATTCAAATAAATATACAGTATCACGATATTTTGCAACCAAATTATAATTTGTGACTGACTAATTGTATATTTAGTCTCTAGCTTCGAGGCATGTGTTACGACGTGTACGGACTATATTAGCTAGCACTAGGCCTGGGCACTAATACCCGTTACCCGTACTCGACCCGTTATTCGGCTCGTATCCGTCCCAAAAAAAGGGTACCCGtagctttagggtcgagtaaagggtattatatttatattacccgtgagtaagggacgagtatagggtattagtttagttttcaatacccgTCCCGTTACTCGGCCCTTTACCCGTTTTGctacccgacccgtaaatacccgttaatattttgtattattattattatttattattaatttatagagttagagttaaaacctaagttcaacttaacctaactgaattaatatattatttttattttcaaaattcgtaattttataattttggaattatatattgcataaatttatgaatttttcattttttggatttcaaaagataaaattattattgcgattattaacatttttctaTCGGGTACTCGTTTTCCGGGTAATAATAAAGGGTCGGAATGAGTaaagggtcaactattttttaccggGTACCCGTTTCTCCGGGTATCCGTTATTTAAGGGTCGAGTATGagtaaattttttctgttacccGTTAGAGTCGGGACGAGTAAAGGATCGAAGAAAATTCAAGGGTACCCGTCCCGTGCCCAGCACTAGCTAGCACACCTCTATGCTGGGCCAATAAGGGTGAAAACGGGCCTGGGTCCACATGCAAGCAGACAAAAGATATCGACGTGTCCTAGTGGCAATAGTATGGGGGAGAAACCAGAGTCGTCCGTTTTGGTTCAGTGACGGTCCTTGTCAGACAGACACCTCTGGCTTTGTTGGTAAAATTTCATATGATCTCTTCTGATATTctagtattttataatttacgaGTTTGATTGAAATCCTCCTTCGATTTCAAACGACATTAACCAAAACCAGTATACGAGCGAGCTAGAAGGACTCCACTTCTCGGTGACTTCTCTCATTTATTCGATcctctctgtgtgtgtgtgttcttttAGCTTCTAAGCatttgaaagttttattttcttcagcTTCCGTTCTCTTCGAATCTTAAATTTCACTGTCATTCGATGATCTGAAAAATCTTAGTATTGATTAGGAAGTATTGAACTTTTCTATCTGGTTCAAACTCATTTATGATCCAATACTTCTTCGTTTCatgtttataaatgagaatcttttccctttctatttattttttggtaactctcttcctttttttctatgattttgaaAGATATGTTACCTGCGTAAAGTTTTTATTCCATTGATTTCTTGAAGATACAGTATATCTTGGTAACTTACTAGAGTTAGAGGTTTTGTCTTGATTCCATCAATTTCTGAGAGGCTCCTTCACATATATGTATCATCTAGTTATACTAAGGAGCTTTACGATTCTGTTCTGTCTTTTTCCAGCTTAAAAAAGTATGGATTCTTGTTGCAACTTTGGCTTGGGGACAAACACTGTCTTGGCCAAAGAAGACAGTTTCAAGAATGTAGAGAACAATTTTTGGGGTGAGAAGATCAAAGGAAGCCTCTTGAAacctttttcttctgatttgtgTTCCAAGAAGTTCAGAAATCGAAAACTGAGGTCCGGTGTTGCTTACGCCATTGCTACTTCAAACAATGCTAAAGAGGCTTTGGTAGGTTAAATGATCAGGagttatcaaaacaaaacttatttccAAGGAACTTGTTTTAGTGATTTGgattcatgtttttgtttatcagaAAGTACAGTCTTCTatgtttgagagaaaaagagcaGATCCAAAGAATGTGGCTGCAATTATTCTAGGAGGAGGCGATGGAGCTAAACTCTTCCCTCTTACCAAGCGAGCAGCGACACCGGCTGTGAGTGATTCTTGATCGAAACGGTTTTGAGAAAGATGATGTTTGTTGTGTAAAGAGGAAGTCTTTATGTTTTCTGATTCTTGAAACACTACTACTGTTTAACAATATTTGTAGGTTCCTGTGGGTGGATGCTATAGGATGATCGATATCCCAATGAGTAATTGCATTAACAGTTGCATAAACAAGATTTTTGTGCTGACTCAGTTTAACTCGGCTTCCCTCAATCGCCATTTGGCTCGTACTTATTTTGGCAATGGCATAAACTTTGGAGATGGTTTTGTTGAGGTACATATAACAATATGGTTTCTTTCAAAAACTTCTCAGTTCTCTGGATtcgatgaaacaaaaaaaaaattgcaaaatctTATTGAAACAGGTTCTGGCTGCTACACAAACTCCTGGTGAAGCTGGGAAAAAGTGGTTTCAAGGAACAGCAGATGCTGTTAGAAAATTTCTATGGGTGTTTGAGGTATGAATAACTTAtgatcatttcactaaatttatCAGCGGTTCCTTTATGATTCTTGAACATGGTCTGAATCTGCTGATGCTTGTTATTATAGGATGCTAAGAACAGGAACATTGAGAATATTATCATCTTGTCTGGAGATCATTTATATAGAATGAATTACATGGACTTTGTTCAGGtactataataataaacacAGTCCTCCTCTTAGTAGTTTCAAGCTAGTTTAACTAAATAACTCTTAACACTATGAATTGGACAGTACCATGTCGATAGTAAAGCGGATATTACTCTTTCATGCGCGCCAGTAGATGAGAGGTTAGTTTCTTTTAGCACTATATATGATGTGCGCCTTTGTATGATCTTGGTTTTAAGTTCTTAACCATTTTAACTTGATTATAAATCcggtttttgtaaatttcagCCGTGCATCGGATTATGGACTAGTGATTATTGATCGAACCGGGCGTGTAGTCAATTTCTCTGAGAAACCAACTGGCATCGATCTCAAATCAATGGTACACTAGTTTACTTCACTTAAACTTAATAGTTACAAATTTGTTGATAAAACAAATGTTTCCCTGTTGTTTTTAACGGTTATAATGTGAATGCAGCAAACCGATACAACTATGCTTGGACTATCTCATCAAGAAGCTGCAGAATCTCCATACATTGCATCAATGGGAGTTTATTGCTTCAAAACCGAAGCTTTACTAAACCTTCTGACATGGCGGTATCCGAGTTCCAATGACTTTGGATCTGAAATCATTCCTGCTGCTATAAGAGATCACAATGTTCAAGTAAAAAAACTTGCTCTTTGATATAAAAGAATCTCATGAGTTTTATCGCAAATGATAGAGTCAAATTGTCTTCTTTAGGGATACATCTACAGAGACTATTGGGAAGATATTGGAACTATAAAGAGTTTCTATGAAGCTAATCTTGCACTTGTCGAGGAGGTTAGTGTGATAAAATACTCAAAAACGTTTCTAACTTTTGGTTTTATCTTTATATCCAATCTCCTACTATTGTTCTTGATTTATGCAGCATCCCAAGTTTGAGTTTTACGATCAGAATACGCCTTTCTACACTTCTCCTCGGTTTTTACCACCCACCAAAACCGAGAAATGCCGCGTAAAACATCTGTCTCTCTCTACGTCCAAATCCTCTTCTAAATCTCGACTCTTAATACACTAACTTGTATATGAATCCACTTGATGCTTTTTGCAGATTGTGAATTCGATAATCTCACACGGATGTTTCTTGGGAGAATGCAGCGTCCAACGTTCCATCATTGGTGAAAGGTCACGTCTTGAGTATGGTGTTGAGCTTCAGGTACTGTGAATCCCCCTCGATCAAAATAGGACCGAGCTCTAAGGACACACTCTATTATATTGTGTTGAAAAAAAACTGAGTCTGgttttttgtatcttcttttgCAGGATACTCTAATGCTAGGAGCTGATAGTTACCAAACCGAATCTGAGATAGCGTCTCTGCTCGCCGAAGGAAATGTGCCAATTGGCATTGGCCGAGATACAAAGATCAGGTAACAAAACCTTTAAAGAAAAACCTCAAAATATAAATGATCTCAGTTTTGATTCATAAACCCTGATGTTATCTTTGATTACATTGAAGGAAATGCATTATTGACAAGAACGCAAAGATTGGGAAAAACGTGATGATATTGAACAAAGATGTATGTTTTTCTTCCTTCACCATTCTTGattcttttgatgtgtttttctctctttaagatcAAGAAGACTCTTTTGAGAGACTCAACATTCGTAACGTTAATGGTTTGAATTGTATTGTATTCCAGGATGTTAAAGAAGCTGATAGGCCAGAGGAAGGTTTCTACATTCGATCTGGGATCACTGTGGTTGTGGAAAAGGCCACCATTAAAGACGGAACTGTCATATGAATGATTGAAACAATCTCAAGACCGGCGTGTagtgtgaaaaaaaagaaagacactTTTGTGATTTTGTCATGTAAATTAGTAAAAGATCGATCTTATAgaggcaaaagaaagaaagtttaaactttataagagtGATCGTTATATATCAGAAATAAATAAAGCTAtctatcttcttcctttgttgtCTGTCTCTGTCAATCAGTAAAGCTATCTAACTATATGGTAAATTGGTAATTTCTTAGTCAAGGGTTTAAATTAACTTTGACAAAATAATTGGGGCTAAATCGAAATTTAGTTACTCTTGTCGGTGATTTTTGCGTACATCTTAAAGGGTTAAAATTAATATAGACAAAAGTTAGGGGTCAGATcaaatataatagattatattaCCGGTGtattgatttataaatatattaaaaaagaaacgaCGAGGAAAAGGNaaaaaaaaaaaaaaaaaaaaaaacgcagatcaatttccttcttcatcttctttcttattaattttGGTGTTGCGTCTTCCGTCAGATCTGCTCCTCTTTTGGGTCACACCACCAGCATCATTACTCTCCCTCTTCCGTAAGTACTTCGATCCTTTGATTTCTCGGAAGTTCCTAATCAATGATCTGAGAATCTTTCCCTGTTTAGATCGTCGTTTTCAGCGATTTGAGTTTTTTCAGATCTGATTTTAGCATTTCTTCAGCTAGTTAACGGAATCATTTCAGTCGGTTTTGATTATCCTGGTGATATCGATTTAGCTGATAAACAGTTGTTGTTCTAcatgtttttgttatattttagcTTCAGATTACGTTTCCTAGGTTTAAGTTTTCTTTTCCCCACTCttgagtttgttttggttgtgtttaGAGACGATTTCGTGTAGATCTTCGTTTCGTAGGGTCTTTCTCAGTAAATTGATTTCATTGTGCTTTGTTTCTGTGATGTTGAAAGATTTcaactgttttgttttgttttgttttgttgatccTCTAGGTTTTAAATATCACATAAGATGGATGAAAGCGGAGGTGACAGTGGTTCAGTGGCAACGCCTGTTCAACAGCGAGCACATGAGGCTTGGAGGATTTATCAACACTATCTTGACAAGACTACTCCTCATGCAACTTACAGGTGGATTGGAACTCTCGTAGTCGCTCTTATCTACTGTCTCAGGGTTTACTACATTCAGGGTTTCTACATCATTGCCTATGGTCTTGGTATCTACCTTTTGAATCTGCTTATCGGCTTCTTGTCCCCTCTTGTTGATCCTGAGGCCGGTGGTGTCTCTGATGGCCCTACTCTCCCTACCCGAGGTTCTGATGAGTTCAAGCCTTTTATTCGCCGGCTCCCCGAGTTCAAATTCTGGTATTTCCATTGTCGACTTGTCTTAAATGCAATTTACATTCTTTGCCCATTTTAGTATTTTCTATGTTTGAGGCTCTCACAACTGATCATGGTAGATCTAGAAATACTTATATATGAGCTCGTAAGCTTTCTAGTCTCAATACATGTTGCATTCTATACAGTTACAAACATCAGAATCTCTGTGGTGGGTGgtattcttgtattttgtttacTTACGTAGCTCATGAAGGTTAGCTACCTGCTTGTATTTGTGGTCTCAGGTACTCCATGACAAAGGCTTTCTGCATAGCTTTCCTCATGACATTCTTCTCGGTGTTTGATGTTCCCGTGTTTTGGCCGATTCTGCTGTGCTATTGGGTCGTTCTCTTTGTGCTCACCATGAGACGCCAGATCGCCCACATGATCAAATACAAGTACATCCCTTTCAGCTTAGGCAAACAGGTAAAAAGAAACTTTCAATTGAATGAATTGCAAATTGCAAATTATTTCCTCCATTTGTTACATTTTGCATCTGAAATTTTTATGGCTACTTCAACTTATCCCACATTCATATGCAAGAAATATTGGTATAGGCTTTGAGATAATATGCTACTTCCAAAAAAGTcgctgtttttgttttggtaataaTTGTTGGTTTGTTTGGCAGAAATATGGTGGACGGAGCAGCGGCAGCAGCGGCTCACGTGCGGATTGATCTGACCAGTTTGCTGACCATTAGCCACCTTTTGTCTtcgcaaaaaagaaaagaaaattgttgtGAACATCGTTTTGGACTATTTTACATTGACAAAACTATGCAGCTATAAGGAAGAATTAGaggcaggaaaaaaaaacaggatgGGAATTAAATTTGTTCGTGTTAGTTTATCCATATGGGtactatataattataatttgttgCTTTACTAATTAGGCCCCAAACTGGAATACTTCGGCTATACTTGGACCGTGTTGTAGACCATTGGACTAAACTTGCATATCTTGCTAAATTTGTCGGATGTTATATTATGGACAACGTCTTTTTAACGATGATGCAAGAGTAATAGTGGGCAACAAGTTTTAAGACTAAACTTGCACTCAGCAGCCATTACACAAATACACAGAGATCTCTAATTATAAACAGGTTCTGAAGCCGTACATTCAAAGTGAACCACACTTCGATTCGATTAACCGGAGAAGCAGACAGGTTAATGGACAATTATTTAAgacccaaaattaaaaattgtggAGAGACAGGGAGTGACAGTAGTTAAGCACTAAAGCTTCAGACATACTGGTTGAGGAATTCATCAACAGTAGTGTATTTGACATGAGGGTAAAGCTCAGAAGCTTCTACTCCAAAAGAAGGTTCGATTTCAAAGCTTGTGTGTCCTCCTTTCACGAAAACGCAGTGACAAAGGGATAGCATCACGTTTAGTGGAGGTGAAGattctgcaaaaacaaaaaacactaaaCCCATCAATGGACAAAGCTAAAcaaaattggaagaagaagaagaagaagaagaagaagaagaaaggtattTGATCAAAACCTATGATCTGTTTGAGGATTTGTTCTTCTGGAACGTAGATTCTTTCAAGTGTTTTGCCAATCTTGCTCTCCCAAAGCGAGACAAGATCGTTGAATGAGTAGGTGTTCATTGGTGGCCTAACATATAAGATCTTGTTCAAGGTTCTTGGATCATCTACGGCATTGATTGTGTAAGTCCCGATGTCTTCTTCCTTGTTGAACACAGCTGCAAAACATCACCACAAATCAGAAAGACAAGAAGGGAGTAACTAGAAGGAGGATGGAGCAGAAGGTAGATTTttcctctgattttttttgtaataaagaaaacaaagtgtTGTCGTACGTCTAACCTTTGGGGTTTCCATCACCTAAAACGATGACCTTATCCCGTGGAGCAGAAGTAGCACCGGGCTGTGCTAGTGTTGGGAGGAAGTAGCCAGCGAAGAAGTTGCAAGAGACATAAGTGTATGGGATTCCTTCGGCTTCAATTGCTCGCCGGAGTTTTGCCTTTGTGGCATAGGCTGACTTGGCGGGTTCGACAGTGTAAACACGGTCTACATCATTTCCAAACTCCGAGGGAAAGAATCTCTGTTAAAGACAGATGTGAAGAGGTTGAGTGGGCAGCAGAGTCAATTAAATTGTTACTCAATTCTAAAAAGTATCAACCAATGCATTTGGTCTGAGAAGTAAAATTATCAGCAAAACAACAGAATAAGTTACCTTAACGTTACCGGCTTCTTTAATGGCAGAGATGATCTTGTACTGATGTCCCAAGAGAGAGTGTCCAACCGTAGAGATCACCACATCCGCTTGCTTTATCGAGTTAACGAGACTTGTATGATCGTCAAGATCTCcctatcaaattttattaacgATACTTGTATAATCAGAAGATCATTAAACCGTGAAAGTAATTAGCAAAtcatcattaaaccaaaaacgttaagagagagagagagagatacgaaCGAGGAGAAACTGAACACCGAGATTCTTGAAATTCTCGATGGTGATCGCTCGTGAAGGGCTGGTGAGCGTCGAGTTCCTAACGAGGACTAGGGTTGGGTGGCCAGATCTCGCGCTTGCTTCCACTATATATTTCCCGATGTAACCCGTTCCTCCGATGAACAAGATTTTGCTTTTactcgccatttttttttttaggtttatatAAACTCAGATTTCGCCGGAGAAAGAAAGGTA from the Camelina sativa cultivar DH55 chromosome 12, Cs, whole genome shotgun sequence genome contains:
- the LOC104729229 gene encoding glucose-1-phosphate adenylyltransferase large subunit 3, chloroplastic-like → MDSCCNFGLGTNTVLAKEDSFKNVENNFWGEKIKGSLLKPFSSDLCSKKFRNRKLRSGVAYAIATSNNAKEALKVQSSMFERKRADPKNVAAIILGGGDGAKLFPLTKRAATPAVPVGGCYRMIDIPMSNCINSCINKIFVLTQFNSASLNRHLARTYFGNGINFGDGFVEVLAATQTPGEAGKKWFQGTADAVRKFLWVFEDAKNRNIENIIILSGDHLYRMNYMDFVQYHVDSKADITLSCAPVDESRASDYGLVIIDRTGRVVNFSEKPTGIDLKSMQTDTTMLGLSHQEAAESPYIASMGVYCFKTEALLNLLTWRYPSSNDFGSEIIPAAIRDHNVQGYIYRDYWEDIGTIKSFYEANLALVEEHPKFEFYDQNTPFYTSPRFLPPTKTEKCRIVNSIISHGCFLGECSVQRSIIGERSRLEYGVELQDTLMLGADSYQTESEIASLLAEGNVPIGIGRDTKIRKCIIDKNAKIGKNVMILNKDDVKEADRPEEGFYIRSGITVVVEKATIKDGTVI
- the LOC104729231 gene encoding protein RER1A produces the protein MDESGGDSGSVATPVQQRAHEAWRIYQHYLDKTTPHATYRWIGTLVVALIYCLRVYYIQGFYIIAYGLGIYLLNLLIGFLSPLVDPEAGGVSDGPTLPTRGSDEFKPFIRRLPEFKFWYSMTKAFCIAFLMTFFSVFDVPVFWPILLCYWVVLFVLTMRRQIAHMIKYKYIPFSLGKQKYGGRSSGSSGSRAD
- the LOC104729232 gene encoding isoflavone reductase homolog, encoding MASKSKILFIGGTGYIGKYIVEASARSGHPTLVLVRNSTLTSPSRAITIENFKNLGVQFLLGDLDDHTSLVNSIKQADVVISTVGHSLLGHQYKIISAIKEAGNVKRFFPSEFGNDVDRVYTVEPAKSAYATKAKLRRAIEAEGIPYTYVSCNFFAGYFLPTLAQPGATSAPRDKVIVLGDGNPKAVFNKEEDIGTYTINAVDDPRTLNKILYVRPPMNTYSFNDLVSLWESKIGKTLERIYVPEEQILKQIIESSPPLNVMLSLCHCVFVKGGHTSFEIEPSFGVEASELYPHVKYTTVDEFLNQYV